In Polaribacter sp. L3A8, a genomic segment contains:
- a CDS encoding acyl-CoA reductase: MNSIQNRITAFVKLGDFLRQFSIDNIKKIDSIEHNEIFFDGFLHQIKLAHENNSWFTKENIRLTFESWSKALTESNLTHFSKDVKLNNNPSKKVAIIMAGNVPLVGFHDFLSVLISGHEVLVKQSSNDKHLLPFLAKYLEYVDSYFKGKITFTEEKLTDFDAVIATGSDNTARYFEYYFKNKPNIIRKSRNSVAVITGKETEEDFIKLSDDVFHYFGLGCRSVSKLYVPKGYNFDAFFTGMYAKKHMIDNAKYANNYDYNKAVYLMSLFDLLENGFLMIKEDESYASPIATVFYEYYDNEIDLKIKLHQDREKIQCIVAKDFIENEVAFGQTQHPQLTDYADGVNTLEFLSTI, from the coding sequence ATGAATAGTATTCAAAACAGAATTACTGCATTCGTAAAATTAGGCGACTTTTTACGACAGTTTTCTATCGATAATATAAAAAAAATCGATAGTATTGAACATAATGAAATATTTTTTGATGGTTTTCTACATCAAATAAAATTAGCTCATGAAAATAACTCTTGGTTTACAAAAGAAAACATACGTCTTACTTTTGAATCTTGGAGTAAAGCGCTAACAGAAAGCAATTTAACACACTTTTCTAAAGATGTTAAATTAAACAACAATCCATCTAAAAAAGTTGCCATTATTATGGCGGGTAACGTTCCTTTGGTTGGATTTCACGATTTCTTATCCGTATTAATTTCGGGACATGAGGTATTGGTAAAACAATCTTCTAACGATAAACATTTATTACCATTTTTAGCCAAGTATTTAGAGTATGTTGACTCCTATTTTAAGGGTAAAATTACTTTTACAGAAGAAAAACTGACAGATTTTGATGCTGTAATTGCTACAGGAAGTGATAATACGGCGCGTTATTTTGAATATTACTTTAAAAACAAACCAAATATTATCAGAAAAAGCAGAAATTCTGTTGCTGTAATCACCGGAAAAGAAACAGAAGAAGATTTTATTAAATTATCTGATGATGTTTTTCACTATTTCGGCTTAGGTTGTAGATCTGTTTCTAAACTATACGTTCCTAAAGGTTATAATTTTGATGCTTTCTTTACCGGAATGTACGCCAAGAAACACATGATTGATAATGCCAAATACGCTAATAATTACGATTATAACAAAGCTGTATATTTAATGAGCTTGTTTGATTTGTTAGAAAACGGATTTCTAATGATTAAGGAAGATGAAAGCTACGCCTCCCCTATTGCAACCGTATTTTACGAATATTATGATAACGAAATAGATTTAAAAATAAAATTACATCAAGATAGAGAAAAGATTCAGTGTATTGTTGCAAAAGACTTTATAGAAAATGAAGTAGCTTTTGGGCAAACACAACACCCTCAGTTAACAGATTACGCAGATGGAGTTAATACATTAGAATTTTTATCAACGATATAA
- a CDS encoding FecR family protein, protein MIKKEYNTINDFLDDDSFKNWVLQNNGTDVGFWDFWIANNKDKEELVSTAKDLVLGIAFNQQTVDKEKISLEWQKLEAKIKAKNPVAKKKVKYLKTFSVAASILLLISIGIYFSFINTKMTHKTSYGEILNIKLLDGSRVTLNSNSSLSYYKNESRKVWLSGEAFFQVDKKIATNAKFWVITNDLSVEVYGTSFNVNTKKEKTDVFLEEGNIWLKLNNGADKKMLPGNYISYSAEKNKILEDINTLDPTIKTSWKNGSLLFENLSLEKAMEKIEESYGYSIIFKDDESKNILITGAVPITNIDICLKAIEKSVNVIIVKKDNNLIISKK, encoded by the coding sequence ATGATTAAGAAAGAATACAATACCATAAATGACTTTTTAGATGATGATTCATTTAAAAATTGGGTGCTTCAAAACAACGGAACTGATGTAGGTTTTTGGGATTTTTGGATTGCAAACAATAAAGATAAAGAAGAATTAGTAAGTACTGCTAAAGACCTGGTTTTAGGCATTGCTTTTAATCAACAAACTGTTGATAAAGAAAAAATTAGTTTAGAATGGCAAAAACTAGAAGCTAAAATTAAAGCTAAAAACCCAGTAGCTAAGAAAAAAGTTAAATATCTTAAAACTTTTAGTGTAGCAGCTTCTATACTTCTACTAATTTCTATAGGTATTTATTTTTCTTTTATTAACACCAAAATGACCCATAAAACCAGTTATGGAGAAATTTTAAATATAAAATTACTAGATGGTAGCCGTGTTACCTTAAATTCTAATTCTAGTTTATCCTACTATAAAAACGAAAGCAGAAAAGTTTGGTTGTCTGGTGAAGCCTTTTTTCAGGTGGATAAAAAAATAGCTACAAATGCAAAATTTTGGGTAATAACAAACGATTTATCTGTAGAAGTTTACGGTACTTCTTTTAATGTGAATACAAAAAAAGAAAAAACGGATGTATTCTTAGAAGAAGGAAATATTTGGTTAAAACTAAATAATGGTGCAGATAAAAAGATGTTACCTGGTAATTATATTTCGTACTCAGCAGAAAAAAATAAAATCTTAGAAGACATAAATACTCTTGATCCTACCATAAAAACTTCTTGGAAAAATGGTTCCTTACTGTTTGAAAACCTATCTTTGGAAAAAGCGATGGAAAAAATAGAAGAATCTTACGGTTATTCTATAATTTTTAAAGATGATGAAAGTAAAAATATATTAATAACAGGAGCTGTACCTATTACGAATATTGACATTTGTTTAAAAGCCATCGAAAAATCTGTTAATGTAATTATTGTCAAAAAAGATAATAATTTAATTATCAGTAAGAAGTAG
- a CDS encoding TonB-dependent receptor, with the protein MKQKYLLKFCTITFLFMFPLGFMAQTIKGKVTDSSGEGLPYMNIIQKGNRSNGIVSNDNGLFSITVKSLPVTLTVSSMGFETKSVKVNDQSFLTIVVNEDNALDEVVVTGSRTPSRSNTKSPLPIDVVSAKDLTSTGQTSFDKALQYKIPSFNTVQTPVNDATSLLDPYEIRNMGPSRTLILINGKRKNLSALLYTQDSPGRGETGADISAIPTDAIKSIEILRDGASAQYGSDAIAGVMNIILKDASDGGSATLRTGLTSEGDGEMFGVSVNNGFSIGDDKGFINYTVDFSKTSLANRPGTVSALGEANEFGANLGDVQEFLSRNPDANNINGSPETAAAKFLINGGYDLSETSKLYFNAAYVFKKVNSFANYRTPYWKSVVTEPYLADLFPGDHPTNAGGFDGYVPTFEGILNDYNATLGLKKVINDWNIDSSITFGGNSQNYNVNNSHNSSYTLTDPIWTDTNNNTLVDDGEVTYNNNKYRENSTTSFNPGGTSFNHIVGNLDLSKILSDKVAIAFGAEFRTENFEIIEGDVASYEGGGSDSFAGNDLINSGNFNRYNVGGYFDLAWDISEDFLINGTVRGENYSDFGNTFVWKASSRYKFADDKYTIRASVSTGFRAPTLHQIYTEKLQYSFAEDGGIEINGIVNNVSPKARALGIPSLKPEESTNFTIGFGARPSRNFSFTLDYYKIDVDDRIIFTNPIAGNQFFINGLNTTTSGIDFVSNFKGIEIGDGKLAFNLSGNYTIENDRTNDIPTIVGEDGNSYAVLDRSTEALMFTSRPKTKWILGANYDINKFGFSLNNTYFGKTTFKQKFMSNDLRTEFTPKIVTDLGINFNATEKITIALNINNLFNILPEWAFKAENAAGQAIIDDTSITSTGLTALENNSNAITFNNRYATTTYDGSHFSQLGTMFNLSFNYQF; encoded by the coding sequence ATGAAACAAAAGTATTTATTAAAATTTTGCACAATTACTTTTTTGTTTATGTTTCCTTTAGGATTCATGGCACAAACAATTAAAGGTAAAGTAACGGATTCATCTGGTGAAGGTTTACCTTATATGAACATTATTCAAAAAGGAAACAGATCTAACGGTATTGTTTCTAATGACAATGGTTTATTCTCTATAACTGTAAAAAGTTTACCAGTAACATTAACAGTATCTTCTATGGGTTTTGAAACAAAATCTGTAAAAGTTAATGACCAATCTTTTTTAACAATTGTTGTTAATGAAGACAATGCTTTAGACGAAGTGGTAGTAACAGGTTCTAGAACACCTTCTAGATCTAATACCAAAAGTCCTTTACCTATAGATGTAGTATCTGCTAAAGATTTAACATCTACTGGGCAAACAAGTTTTGATAAAGCATTACAATACAAAATACCTTCATTTAACACGGTACAAACTCCAGTAAATGATGCAACTTCTTTATTAGACCCGTATGAAATTAGAAATATGGGACCAAGTAGAACATTAATATTAATTAATGGTAAACGTAAAAACTTAAGTGCTTTATTATACACTCAAGATTCTCCTGGACGTGGTGAAACAGGTGCAGATATTTCTGCCATTCCAACAGACGCAATTAAATCTATTGAAATTTTAAGAGACGGAGCTTCTGCTCAATATGGTTCTGATGCAATTGCGGGAGTTATGAATATTATTTTAAAAGATGCATCAGACGGAGGTTCTGCTACATTAAGAACAGGTTTAACTTCTGAAGGTGATGGAGAAATGTTTGGTGTTTCTGTTAATAACGGTTTTTCAATTGGTGATGACAAAGGTTTTATAAACTATACTGTCGATTTCTCTAAAACAAGTTTAGCAAACAGACCAGGTACGGTTAGTGCATTAGGAGAAGCTAATGAGTTTGGTGCTAATTTAGGTGATGTACAAGAATTTTTATCTAGAAACCCAGATGCTAATAACATTAACGGTTCTCCAGAAACTGCAGCTGCTAAATTTTTAATTAATGGTGGATATGATTTAAGCGAAACTTCAAAATTATATTTTAATGCTGCTTATGTATTTAAAAAAGTAAATTCTTTTGCAAACTACAGAACTCCATATTGGAAATCAGTAGTTACAGAACCTTATTTAGCTGATTTATTTCCTGGTGATCACCCTACAAATGCGGGTGGTTTTGATGGATATGTACCTACTTTTGAAGGTATCTTAAATGATTATAATGCAACATTAGGTCTAAAAAAAGTTATTAATGATTGGAATATAGATTCTAGTATCACTTTTGGTGGTAACTCTCAAAATTATAATGTAAACAATTCTCATAATAGTTCTTATACACTTACAGACCCTATTTGGACGGATACGAACAACAACACACTAGTTGATGATGGAGAAGTTACCTATAACAACAACAAGTATAGAGAAAACAGTACTACTAGTTTTAACCCTGGTGGAACTTCTTTTAACCATATTGTAGGAAACTTAGATCTTTCTAAAATATTATCTGATAAAGTGGCAATTGCATTTGGAGCAGAATTTAGAACAGAAAACTTCGAAATTATTGAAGGAGACGTTGCTTCTTATGAAGGTGGAGGTTCAGATTCTTTTGCAGGAAATGACCTTATAAACTCCGGAAACTTTAATAGATATAACGTTGGTGGATATTTTGATTTAGCTTGGGATATTTCTGAAGACTTTTTGATCAATGGTACTGTTAGGGGAGAAAATTATTCAGATTTCGGAAACACTTTTGTTTGGAAAGCTAGTTCTCGTTATAAATTTGCAGATGATAAATATACTATTAGAGCATCTGTTTCTACAGGATTTAGAGCACCAACTTTACACCAAATTTATACAGAAAAATTACAATATTCTTTTGCTGAAGATGGTGGAATTGAAATAAACGGAATTGTTAATAATGTATCTCCAAAAGCAAGAGCATTAGGTATACCTAGTTTAAAACCAGAAGAGTCTACAAACTTTACGATTGGTTTTGGTGCTAGACCATCAAGAAACTTTAGCTTTACTTTAGATTACTATAAAATTGATGTTGATGATAGAATTATTTTTACAAATCCAATTGCTGGAAACCAATTCTTTATTAACGGATTAAACACTACAACTTCTGGTATTGATTTTGTTTCTAACTTTAAAGGTATAGAAATAGGTGATGGTAAATTAGCTTTTAACTTATCTGGTAACTATACTATAGAAAATGACAGAACAAATGATATCCCTACTATTGTAGGTGAAGACGGAAATAGTTATGCTGTTTTAGATAGATCTACAGAAGCATTAATGTTTACATCTAGACCAAAAACAAAATGGATTTTAGGTGCAAACTATGATATTAATAAATTCGGTTTCTCTTTAAACAACACATACTTTGGTAAAACTACTTTTAAACAAAAGTTTATGAGTAATGATTTAAGAACAGAGTTTACGCCAAAAATAGTTACAGATTTAGGTATTAACTTTAATGCAACTGAAAAAATAACAATTGCTTTAAATATTAATAACTTATTTAACATTCTTCCAGAATGGGCGTTTAAAGCAGAAAATGCAGCAGGACAAGCTATTATTGATGATACATCAATTACTAGTACTGGTTTAACAGCGCTAGAAAATAATTCTAATGCAATTACTTTTAACAATCGTTATGCTACAACAACTTATGATGGTTCTCACTTTAGTCAATTAGGAACTATGTTTAACCTATCATTTAATTATCAATTTTAA
- a CDS encoding TonB-dependent receptor yields the protein MIQKSVYIKLILLVFATFTYQTLVAQSIKKERIPLATLLDQISNEHKIFFTYNANLLDNKYIQKEGFVNLSINESISLLEKLTPFLFDDLGNNYYVIYLRDITSKKRFIHKARVNLSKTTNSAYKENKSIVRGIVLSSDNTPLSGATLQELESLKGTTTKRDGTFEFEIKDKNNITISFIGHNSKTLQLNTNTFNTIVLLSGQQLDEVQLIGSRNKNRVANDTPVAIDFIDIEETATKSSQVEINQFLQYAIPSFNATKQSGADGADHIDPATIRGLGPDQTLVLINGKRRHQASLINLYGTRGRGNSGTDLNAIPISAIKRIELLRDGASAQYGSDAIAGVLNIVLKDTDNELNVNSTLGFHNANSNRFLPTKTDGFTSKLALNYGTKISEGGFINFTVEALSVDNTLRPGTFAREKFGQAAVKNASLFLNSEIPIYKNTKLYINGGLNYKNTEAYAFTRRPDSERNVLEIYQNGFNPLITSNILDNSLSFGLITYFKDWNVDVNNTFGRNNFHYFIKNTLNATLLENSPTEFDAGGHQLIQNTTSIDFSKYFDTTTYGFNIALGLEYRLDKYKIFAGEEASYASYDINGNLITNLTPIEDYKTYNGIMRPGGSQGFPGYAPENEVDRNRSNFSIYADTEIDFSKNLMLGAALRYEYYSDFGSTLNYKLASRYKINKKFNLRSSYSTGFRAPSLAQIYYNLTFTNFIGNKPTESLLVANNSPIARRFNIDNLKEEKAKNFSFGFTSKLSSNLKASVDTYFVHIKDRIILSGNFDATTLGFDVNNVQFFANGVDTKTTGVDLVLNWKKSFENNIFSVDLSGNINHMSITNIKNKELDKETFFGKRDQQFLLASAPKSKFNLGLNYEYKKLKISLNLTRFSEVKLIDWQIGQDLSNFNNSELERLEAATDIYQPKITTDLHFSYQLNKTVNLQLGADNLFNIYPTNQNNHTDSGGLWDATQMGTNGSFYYTKLNIKL from the coding sequence ATGATTCAAAAATCTGTATATATAAAACTGATATTACTTGTTTTTGCAACTTTTACGTATCAAACACTAGTTGCTCAAAGCATAAAAAAAGAGCGGATTCCTTTAGCTACTTTACTAGATCAAATTAGTAATGAGCATAAAATATTCTTTACCTACAATGCAAACTTACTAGACAATAAATACATCCAAAAAGAAGGTTTTGTAAACTTATCTATAAATGAATCCATTTCATTATTAGAAAAACTTACTCCTTTTCTATTTGATGATTTAGGGAATAATTATTATGTTATTTACCTAAGGGATATCACTTCTAAAAAGAGGTTTATTCATAAAGCAAGAGTAAATCTTTCTAAAACTACCAACAGTGCTTATAAAGAAAATAAATCTATTGTTAGAGGAATCGTTTTAAGTTCTGACAATACACCGCTTAGTGGCGCAACACTGCAAGAATTAGAATCTTTAAAAGGTACAACAACAAAAAGAGATGGTACTTTTGAGTTTGAAATTAAAGATAAAAACAATATTACCATTAGCTTTATTGGCCACAACTCTAAAACCTTACAGCTAAATACAAACACATTTAATACCATCGTTTTATTATCTGGTCAGCAATTAGATGAAGTACAACTTATAGGTTCTAGAAATAAAAATAGAGTTGCCAATGATACTCCCGTTGCTATCGATTTTATTGATATCGAAGAAACAGCAACAAAAAGTAGTCAAGTAGAAATTAATCAGTTTTTACAATACGCTATTCCTTCTTTTAACGCTACAAAACAATCTGGTGCTGATGGTGCAGATCATATAGATCCTGCAACAATTAGAGGTCTAGGACCAGATCAAACCTTGGTTTTAATCAACGGAAAAAGAAGACATCAAGCATCTTTAATCAATTTATATGGAACAAGAGGAAGAGGAAATTCTGGTACCGATTTAAATGCAATTCCTATTTCAGCCATAAAAAGAATAGAATTATTACGAGACGGTGCATCTGCCCAATATGGCTCTGATGCTATTGCGGGAGTTTTAAATATTGTTTTAAAAGATACAGATAATGAACTAAATGTAAATTCTACTTTAGGTTTTCATAATGCAAATAGCAATCGTTTTTTACCTACTAAAACAGATGGTTTTACATCTAAATTAGCTTTAAATTACGGAACTAAAATTAGCGAAGGTGGTTTTATAAACTTCACCGTAGAAGCACTATCTGTAGACAACACCTTAAGACCGGGTACATTTGCAAGAGAAAAATTTGGGCAAGCTGCTGTAAAAAACGCAAGTCTTTTTCTAAATTCTGAAATTCCTATTTATAAAAACACTAAATTATATATAAATGGTGGACTTAATTATAAGAATACAGAAGCATACGCTTTTACCAGAAGACCAGACAGTGAAAGAAACGTATTAGAAATTTATCAGAACGGATTTAACCCTTTAATTACCTCTAATATTCTTGATAATTCTTTATCATTTGGATTGATTACCTATTTTAAAGACTGGAACGTTGATGTAAATAACACTTTTGGAAGAAATAATTTTCATTATTTTATAAAAAACACTTTAAATGCAACACTTTTAGAAAACTCACCTACAGAATTTGATGCTGGTGGTCATCAATTAATACAAAATACTACAAGCATTGATTTTTCTAAATATTTTGATACCACTACTTATGGGTTTAATATTGCCTTAGGCTTAGAATATCGTTTAGATAAATATAAAATTTTTGCAGGAGAAGAAGCGTCCTACGCTAGTTATGATATTAATGGTAATTTAATAACAAACCTAACTCCTATTGAAGATTACAAAACATACAATGGCATTATGAGACCTGGAGGCTCTCAAGGTTTTCCTGGTTATGCCCCAGAAAATGAAGTAGATAGAAACAGGTCTAACTTTAGTATTTATGCCGATACAGAAATAGATTTTTCTAAAAACCTTATGTTAGGTGCTGCCTTACGTTATGAATATTACAGTGATTTTGGAAGTACCTTAAATTACAAATTAGCTTCTAGATATAAAATAAATAAGAAATTTAATCTTCGTAGTTCTTATAGCACAGGTTTTAGAGCCCCATCTTTAGCACAAATCTATTATAATTTAACATTTACTAATTTTATTGGTAATAAACCAACAGAATCATTATTAGTGGCAAATAATAGTCCAATTGCAAGAAGATTTAACATTGATAATCTAAAAGAAGAAAAAGCTAAGAATTTTAGTTTTGGCTTTACCTCTAAACTCAGTTCAAATTTAAAAGCTTCTGTAGATACTTACTTTGTTCACATTAAAGATCGAATAATTTTAAGTGGAAACTTTGATGCAACAACACTTGGTTTTGATGTAAATAATGTACAATTTTTTGCAAATGGTGTAGATACCAAAACAACGGGGGTAGATTTGGTTTTAAACTGGAAAAAAAGTTTTGAAAACAACATATTTTCTGTTGATTTATCTGGTAACATTAACCACATGAGTATTACTAATATAAAAAATAAAGAACTAGATAAAGAAACTTTTTTCGGTAAAAGAGATCAACAATTTCTATTAGCATCGGCACCAAAAAGCAAATTTAACTTGGGATTAAATTACGAGTACAAAAAATTAAAAATATCTTTAAACCTAACAAGGTTTAGTGAAGTAAAATTAATAGATTGGCAAATAGGCCAAGACTTATCTAATTTTAATAATTCTGAATTAGAAAGGTTAGAAGCTGCTACAGACATTTATCAACCAAAAATAACAACAGACTTACATTTTAGTTATCAATTAAATAAAACAGTTAACCTACAATTAGGTGCAGATAACTTGTTTAACATCTACCCCACCAACCAAAATAACCATACAGATAGTGGTGGTTTATGGGACGCTACACAAATGGGAACGAATGGCTCATTTTACTACACTAAACTAAATATTAAGCTCTAA
- a CDS encoding 4Fe-4S dicluster domain-containing protein, whose product MAIIITDECINCGACEPECPNTAIYEGADDWKYSDGTDLKGKAVLPSGKSVNADEDQEPVSDEIYYIVPDKCTECKGFHDEPQCAAVCPVDCCVPDDDVVETEEELLEKQRFMHNE is encoded by the coding sequence ATGGCAATTATAATAACAGATGAATGTATAAATTGTGGGGCATGTGAACCAGAATGTCCTAACACTGCAATTTACGAAGGAGCTGACGATTGGAAATATTCTGATGGAACAGATTTAAAAGGAAAAGCGGTTTTACCAAGTGGTAAGTCTGTAAACGCCGATGAAGATCAAGAACCTGTTTCTGATGAAATTTATTACATCGTTCCAGATAAGTGTACAGAATGTAAAGGTTTTCATGATGAGCCACAATGTGCTGCAGTATGTCCTGTAGATTGTTGTGTACCAGATGATGACGTTGTAGAAACAGAAGAAGAGCTGTTAGAGAAACAACGTTTTATGCATAATGAATAG